A genomic region of Jeotgalibaca ciconiae contains the following coding sequences:
- a CDS encoding DUF4430 domain-containing protein, translated as MMKKWLLLFFASITLAACGTTATDDVDTSSVSESAVVQEDPEASTVTISIAVDGEEIEDGSKTIEIESGAILLDVLKENYEIVEENGFITSINGHQQDEDAGKYWLFDVNGEMGLVGAQEQELDAGDLVEFNLSGI; from the coding sequence TTCTTTGCAAGTATTACTTTGGCTGCCTGTGGCACCACTGCAACCGATGACGTGGACACAAGCAGCGTTTCCGAGTCAGCTGTCGTGCAAGAAGATCCAGAAGCTTCTACCGTTACGATAAGTATTGCCGTAGATGGGGAAGAAATTGAAGATGGCAGCAAGACGATTGAAATTGAATCAGGTGCAATTTTACTTGATGTATTGAAAGAAAATTATGAAATCGTTGAAGAGAATGGTTTCATTACTTCTATAAATGGTCACCAACAAGACGAAGATGCTGGAAAATATTGGTTGTTTGACGTGAACGGGGAAATGGGACTTGTTGGAGCACAAGAACAAGAATTGGATGCCGGCGATCTAGTTGAATTTAACTTGTCTGGAATCTAA